One Solanum pennellii chromosome 10, SPENNV200 genomic region harbors:
- the LOC107001101 gene encoding uncharacterized protein LOC107001101, translating into MAHGGSKPLACTKSGKIHSGVCREGSTDCFKCGQTGHFMRECPKNKQGGSNGGNIAQSSLVAPQDWVAPMGTTSGVGGRIIRLYDSHNRQEHENSPDVVTSMIQVFDFIVYALFDVGVSLYFGTTYVSVKFEIIREPLSEPFSGSTPVGKSILEERFYRDYPISFSYKSTRRGRL; encoded by the coding sequence ATGGCGCATGGAGGTAGTAAGCCTCTTGCCTGCACAAAGAGTGGTAAAATTCATTCCGGTGTTTGTCGTGAGGGTTCCACAGAttgcttcaagtgtggtcaaACCGGACATTTTATGAGGGAGTGCCCAAAGAACAAGCAAGGAGGTAGTAATGGGGGCAATATAGCTCAGTCTTCATTAGTTGCTCCACAAGACTGGGTTGCACCTATGGGAACTACTTCTGGTGTTGGCGGAAGAATAATCCGCTTATACGATTCCCACAATCGCCAAGAGCATGAGAATTCGCCAGACGTTGTCACTAgtatgattcaagtctttgactttattgtttatgcattgtttgaCGTAGGAGTAAGTTTATATTTTGGAACTACCTATGTTTCcgtgaaatttgaaattattcgTGAGCCACTTAGTGAACCATTCAGTGGTTCCACACCTGTTGGCAAATCCATTCTAGAAGAAAGATTTTATCGTGATTATCCTATTTCCTTCAGTTATAAGAGTACTAGACgaggtagactttga